From the Methanooceanicella nereidis genome, one window contains:
- a CDS encoding ABC transporter substrate-binding protein, whose translation MKKTVITLIAAIIIIALIGSGVWYLQNSRNQISVEMESITVGMSPNIDSAALIIIADDQHYFADNGLNVTIKDYDVGLRAVNGMLNNENDIAIATEFVLVEKVFDQEKIYGFASIAKYEDKVIIGRSDHGIKNVSDLKGKKIGVDLGTNTEFILGRFLELHGFRLDDVTLVDIKRPQFVDAIGNGSVDAIIVWGLEVSIIKDQLGPAAVTWPAQSGQQGHWLAMCRQDWAGQHPDMINRFLKSIDQAATYTVYHPEQAKAIARKRLPADDVYLETIWSNTQFSLSLDQSLITAMEDEGRWMIKNNLTDEKTIPDYRYYLYREGLDQIKPESVNLIR comes from the coding sequence ATGAAAAAGACCGTTATCACTTTAATCGCTGCAATAATCATCATCGCGTTGATAGGGTCTGGCGTATGGTACCTCCAGAATTCGCGGAATCAGATTTCCGTAGAGATGGAATCGATCACCGTCGGGATGTCGCCTAATATAGACTCTGCGGCGCTGATCATTATCGCTGACGACCAGCACTATTTTGCCGATAACGGCCTCAACGTGACGATAAAAGACTATGACGTAGGTTTGAGAGCGGTCAACGGCATGTTAAACAATGAAAACGATATTGCGATAGCCACGGAGTTCGTCCTTGTCGAAAAAGTGTTCGACCAGGAAAAGATTTACGGCTTCGCAAGTATTGCCAAATACGAGGATAAAGTCATCATTGGCCGTAGTGACCACGGTATAAAGAACGTTTCAGACCTCAAGGGAAAGAAGATCGGCGTTGATCTCGGGACGAATACGGAATTTATCCTCGGCAGGTTTCTCGAACTGCACGGATTTAGACTGGATGACGTAACGCTGGTAGATATAAAACGTCCGCAGTTCGTCGATGCGATCGGTAATGGGTCTGTTGATGCAATTATTGTATGGGGGCTTGAGGTCAGTATCATAAAAGATCAGCTTGGCCCTGCTGCTGTTACATGGCCGGCCCAAAGCGGCCAGCAAGGGCACTGGCTCGCCATGTGCAGGCAGGACTGGGCGGGACAGCACCCCGACATGATCAACCGGTTCCTGAAGTCAATTGACCAGGCAGCGACATACACTGTATATCATCCTGAGCAAGCGAAGGCTATCGCACGAAAACGACTGCCTGCAGACGATGTTTACCTGGAGACCATCTGGAGCAACACCCAGTTTTCGCTATCTCTTGACCAGTCGCTTATCACGGCGATGGAAGATGAGGGCCGATGGATGATCAAAAACAACCTCACAGATGAAAAGACGATCCCTGACTACCGATACTACCTATATCGGGAAGGTCTGGATCAGATCAAGCCTGAATCAGTCAACCTTATCCGGTGA
- a CDS encoding DNA-3-methyladenine glycosylase — MSANKIVPRSFFDRPTVAVAKDLLGKALVREHPVYGKMAARIVETEAYVGMDDKACHASKGMTERNKVMFGEPGHAYVYMIYGMYFCLNLVTEHNGFPAAVLIRAGEPLEGIEAMKKLRGDKVKKLRDLTSGPGKLCKAMGINREQNGIDLCKKGELYVVDLPQENYEIVESVRIGVDYAEEDRLKPWRFYVKGNPYVSKKDSRDE; from the coding sequence ATGTCAGCTAATAAGATAGTCCCGAGGAGCTTTTTTGACAGGCCGACGGTGGCCGTGGCGAAAGACCTTCTCGGAAAAGCACTGGTAAGAGAACATCCGGTATATGGAAAAATGGCCGCAAGGATCGTCGAGACCGAGGCATACGTCGGTATGGACGACAAGGCATGCCATGCCAGTAAGGGCATGACCGAGCGTAATAAAGTGATGTTCGGCGAGCCGGGGCATGCTTACGTTTACATGATATATGGAATGTATTTCTGTCTCAATCTTGTCACGGAGCATAACGGCTTCCCTGCTGCGGTCCTTATTCGCGCTGGAGAGCCGCTGGAAGGAATTGAGGCTATGAAAAAGCTTAGAGGGGATAAAGTAAAAAAGCTGAGAGATCTGACGTCAGGCCCGGGAAAGCTTTGTAAAGCCATGGGCATTAATCGCGAGCAGAACGGAATAGACCTCTGTAAGAAAGGGGAATTATATGTCGTTGATCTTCCTCAAGAGAACTATGAGATCGTGGAATCTGTCAGGATAGGCGTGGATTATGCTGAAGAGGACAGGCTTAAGCCGTGGCGCTTCTACGTGAAAGGGAATCCTTATGTTTCCAAAAAGGACTCCAGGGATGAATAA
- a CDS encoding CRISPR-associated endonuclease Cas1, with product MGCYILLPPVFFELLLCYPRIPGRKKIITAGLYPCVGYFHKLAGAKMPLVYDIMKLYRQLIDLSTIPILEIMMLKKAKID from the coding sequence CTGGGATGTTATATACTACTCCCACCAGTCTTTTTTGAACTACTGTTATGCTATCCTCGAATACCGGGTCGAAAAAAAATCATTACAGCAGGACTGTATCCCTGTGTCGGATACTTTCACAAGCTTGCCGGTGCTAAGATGCCTCTTGTCTATGATATAATGAAACTCTATAGACAGCTCATAGATCTGTCAACAATACCAATACTGGAAATAATGATGTTAAAAAAAGCTAAAATAGATTAG
- a CDS encoding WS/DGAT domain-containing protein encodes MAAGPFNNDKIQEFYRASATDQLMFINNSNSDGQMHSLITFSGRVDAGLMARSIRLSLDAEPVLGCRMTKGPFRLRWQRSDSLDSIDLCPVIETVDALNEALRFMAAPMDTFTAPQIQARLFRSDRDVLCVKMTHAVADGGGFKEYLELLSSIYRHACLDPGYRPVPNSRGNRSPWQLEKHVGLSTLAQSSLHITIPGLEWCFPVTSSDYSGRSFLTAEIGPERSAAIRAYAHGKGIKINDLLLTAFYRALFEVLDPPAGKPLPVTVPVNLRRYMPSGKAGSICSLSGLFIPAINREPGEAFEDTLSRVHEFMDTAKRNKMDLSQMLFLQTAFVAGYMPMSFVTRHFVKQRARALMTIPCFSNLGIIGPKDVNFGDIKVTDISLFGPVTFPPYLDFTVYSFGDTMRCSISYCDTAADVNLVKSLLDDFIREISGLI; translated from the coding sequence ATGGCTGCCGGACCTTTTAATAATGACAAAATACAGGAATTCTATCGTGCATCAGCTACGGATCAGCTGATGTTCATTAATAACTCAAATAGCGACGGGCAAATGCACAGCCTGATCACTTTTAGCGGCCGCGTGGACGCGGGACTTATGGCTCGTTCGATACGGCTATCCCTGGATGCCGAGCCGGTGCTTGGATGTAGAATGACAAAAGGGCCATTTCGCCTCCGATGGCAGCGGTCCGATAGCCTTGATAGTATCGACCTATGCCCGGTCATCGAGACAGTGGATGCGTTGAATGAAGCGTTAAGGTTCATGGCCGCCCCGATGGATACTTTTACGGCTCCCCAGATCCAGGCACGCTTATTTCGCTCGGACCGGGATGTGTTATGCGTGAAGATGACCCATGCGGTCGCCGACGGCGGCGGCTTTAAAGAATACCTGGAGCTGCTCTCCTCGATATACCGGCATGCCTGTCTCGACCCTGGCTACCGGCCTGTTCCGAATTCGCGCGGAAACCGAAGCCCATGGCAGCTGGAAAAACATGTCGGGCTATCCACTCTGGCCCAATCAAGCCTGCATATAACGATCCCCGGGCTCGAGTGGTGTTTTCCGGTCACAAGTTCCGACTACTCCGGCCGTTCTTTCCTCACTGCTGAAATCGGTCCGGAAAGGTCTGCGGCCATCCGGGCATATGCCCATGGAAAAGGTATTAAGATCAATGACCTGCTATTGACGGCATTTTACCGCGCACTGTTCGAGGTGCTGGATCCGCCGGCAGGAAAGCCGTTACCGGTAACGGTGCCGGTAAATCTCCGGCGCTATATGCCTTCCGGAAAAGCCGGCAGCATTTGTTCTCTCTCCGGGCTGTTCATCCCCGCCATAAACCGGGAGCCGGGAGAGGCATTCGAAGATACGCTGTCCCGGGTACATGAGTTCATGGACACGGCAAAAAGAAATAAAATGGACCTCTCTCAAATGCTTTTTCTCCAGACCGCATTCGTTGCCGGATATATGCCGATGAGCTTTGTAACGCGACACTTCGTGAAGCAGCGTGCACGGGCTTTAATGACTATCCCGTGTTTCTCGAACCTTGGAATTATCGGTCCGAAAGACGTCAATTTCGGCGATATAAAGGTCACGGATATATCGCTGTTCGGCCCGGTCACATTCCCCCCGTATCTCGACTTTACCGTATATTCATTCGGAGATACCATGCGATGCTCTATCAGCTATTGCGACACCGCGGCAGACGTGAATCTTGTAAAAAGCCTGCTGGATGATTTCATACGGGAAATATCCGGCCTTATATGA
- the kaiC gene encoding circadian clock protein KaiC, with protein MPKRVRVPGKIGLSKSPTGISGFDDITYGGLPKGRPTLVAGGAGTGKTVFAMEFIVHGALEYNEPGVYVTFEENIGDLKKNFASLGYDLDMLINDKKLVIDHVFVERSQIEETGEYNLEALFIRLGYAIDSIGAKRVALDTIEVLFAGLKDQAIVRSELLRLFSWLKDRGITAIVTGEKGELTLTRYGLEEYVADCVILLDFRVTEQLATRRLRIVKYRGSAHGADEYPFLIGKDGIIIFPITSIKTDYGTSKERVSTGIPRMDGMLGDKGYYRGSTVLVSGTAGTGKTSIAAHFVDAACRRGEKCLYFAFEETQDQIIRNMESVGLDLGQWVKKGSLKFHIARPALYGLETHLVMMENDIKKYDPVNVVIDPITDFSAVGGGREVKSMLTRLNDLMKSRGITTLFTDLIRGDIRPEGQQFYITSLIDTWILLRNFEYNGERNRGITVLKSRGMAHSNQIREFVMTDGGIELIDPYIGPSGVLMGSAKLSQEAKDNATLLGVKRDNEHKRNALEENRKELEAKIAALKAQYKVEEDKIVRDIERTEQDLDIMLKDSELMARVRK; from the coding sequence ATGCCGAAAAGAGTTAGAGTCCCTGGCAAGATCGGGTTGTCGAAATCGCCCACGGGGATAAGTGGGTTTGACGATATAACGTATGGCGGGTTACCAAAAGGCCGGCCTACGCTTGTTGCAGGCGGTGCCGGTACTGGTAAGACGGTGTTCGCAATGGAGTTCATCGTACATGGCGCCCTGGAATATAACGAGCCGGGCGTTTATGTCACTTTTGAGGAGAACATCGGCGACCTAAAAAAGAACTTCGCTTCGCTCGGATATGACCTGGATATGCTTATCAATGATAAGAAGCTGGTCATCGATCACGTATTCGTCGAGCGGAGCCAGATCGAGGAGACGGGCGAATATAATCTTGAGGCGCTGTTCATTCGATTGGGGTATGCCATCGATTCCATCGGCGCTAAGCGTGTCGCCCTGGACACTATAGAGGTGCTATTTGCCGGCTTGAAGGATCAGGCTATCGTCCGTTCCGAGTTGCTTCGCTTATTCAGCTGGCTGAAAGACAGGGGTATCACGGCCATAGTGACTGGCGAGAAAGGCGAGCTTACCCTGACACGCTATGGCCTGGAAGAGTACGTTGCCGATTGTGTTATCTTGCTGGACTTCCGCGTGACCGAGCAGCTGGCAACAAGGCGTTTACGCATAGTGAAGTATCGTGGCAGTGCTCACGGCGCCGACGAGTATCCGTTCCTGATCGGTAAAGATGGCATTATAATCTTCCCCATCACATCGATCAAAACTGATTATGGGACATCGAAGGAACGAGTATCGACCGGCATCCCTCGCATGGACGGTATGTTGGGCGATAAGGGCTATTATCGCGGGAGCACCGTACTGGTCTCGGGCACGGCAGGCACCGGTAAGACCAGTATTGCGGCGCATTTTGTCGACGCAGCGTGCAGGCGCGGGGAGAAATGCCTGTACTTTGCCTTCGAAGAGACACAGGACCAGATCATCCGTAACATGGAGTCGGTAGGGCTTGACCTTGGTCAGTGGGTTAAAAAGGGATCGCTCAAATTCCACATTGCCCGCCCGGCTTTGTATGGCCTTGAGACACACCTCGTCATGATGGAGAACGATATCAAAAAGTACGATCCAGTGAACGTTGTCATAGACCCGATCACCGACTTCTCAGCGGTCGGCGGCGGAAGAGAGGTCAAGTCAATGCTCACCCGTCTCAACGACTTGATGAAGTCTCGCGGCATCACCACACTCTTCACCGATCTGATCAGGGGTGACATCCGCCCGGAGGGTCAGCAATTCTACATTACCTCGTTGATCGACACCTGGATACTGCTCCGTAACTTCGAGTATAACGGCGAGCGTAACCGGGGCATAACCGTTTTGAAATCCAGGGGCATGGCTCACTCCAACCAGATCAGAGAGTTTGTCATGACTGACGGGGGAATAGAGCTGATAGACCCGTATATCGGCCCTTCCGGCGTGCTCATGGGCAGTGCGAAGCTATCACAGGAGGCAAAGGACAACGCAACGCTGCTCGGTGTAAAACGTGACAATGAGCATAAGCGTAATGCTCTTGAGGAGAATCGCAAGGAACTTGAGGCGAAGATCGCGGCGCTAAAGGCCCAGTATAAGGTGGAAGAGGACAAGATCGTCAGGGATATCGAGCGGACGGAGCAAGACCTCGATATCATGTTGAAAGACAGCGAGCTAATGGCCCGAGTCCGGAAATAG
- a CDS encoding PAS domain S-box protein, translated as MKIRTQLIISIVIFCSALLIIAATMLMTDQQVSQLNRQQELVTNIELGAGELGYLSNDFILYNEKHQLDRWSSKYAEFSDDISKLSVNTPEQQVLVNNIKASQQRLKSVFDDVVLTLQDENQVLYSSDDKAYIQISWSRLAVQTRSILFDASRLSQMLEEQENHVKQTNNMIIMSLLGAFGAFILLDYWLVFGGVIKSIGDLKAGTKIIGSGNLDHTIKARKVDEISELADAFNEMTTRLKNVTASKADLEREIAERKDAEEALRESEEKFRSAFANAAIGFAMAAPDGRFVDANPAYCMITGYSIEELRTQMIRNLIHPDDLEENMRLIDRMLTGEIPDFVIENRYFRKDGTFVWVRKSVSVVRNAEGAPQWIISLIENITERKLADERLKEAKDQAELYVDLMGHDINNMNHSATGYLELALDTLKMEGNLRPDDKLLLEKPIQALINSSRLIDNVRKLQKLMTQGIKTRPVDLHQIFEELGRLSYYKGERDVTINIPPVPHYRVEANELLSDVFNNLISNAIKHSDGAKSLIIDVRVEPVIEDGRSYYKCTVEDNGPGIPDAVKDKIFYRFQRGDTKAHGKGLGLFLVRTLVEGYQGKVWAEDRVPGDHTKGVRFIVMLPAVEK; from the coding sequence ATGAAGATCAGGACGCAGCTAATCATCAGTATTGTCATCTTCTGTTCAGCCCTGCTTATTATCGCCGCGACGATGTTGATGACAGACCAGCAGGTGAGTCAGCTGAACAGGCAGCAGGAGCTTGTGACAAACATCGAGCTGGGGGCTGGCGAGCTGGGTTATCTATCGAACGACTTTATCCTGTACAACGAAAAACACCAGCTCGACAGGTGGAGCTCGAAATACGCCGAGTTCTCGGATGACATATCAAAACTTTCTGTGAATACCCCGGAACAGCAAGTGCTGGTCAATAACATCAAAGCAAGCCAGCAGCGATTAAAAAGCGTATTTGACGATGTTGTGCTTACCCTTCAGGATGAAAACCAGGTCCTGTATAGTTCGGATGATAAGGCATATATTCAGATCTCATGGAGCCGGCTGGCCGTCCAGACCCGTAGTATCCTATTTGACGCGTCCCGCCTGTCACAGATGCTTGAGGAGCAGGAAAATCATGTGAAGCAAACGAACAACATGATCATAATGTCCCTGCTGGGAGCGTTCGGTGCTTTTATTCTCCTTGATTATTGGCTGGTATTCGGGGGTGTGATAAAATCGATAGGGGACTTAAAGGCAGGAACGAAAATCATCGGATCCGGAAACCTCGATCACACCATCAAAGCCAGAAAGGTCGATGAGATCAGCGAACTGGCGGATGCGTTCAACGAGATGACCACCCGCTTGAAGAACGTCACTGCATCCAAAGCGGACCTTGAGAGAGAGATCGCCGAGCGTAAAGATGCTGAGGAGGCGCTGCGTGAGAGCGAGGAGAAATTCCGCAGTGCCTTTGCCAACGCGGCCATTGGTTTTGCGATGGCAGCGCCCGACGGCCGTTTTGTGGATGCGAACCCAGCTTATTGCATGATCACGGGCTATAGCATCGAGGAGCTACGGACACAGATGATTCGGAATCTGATCCATCCCGACGATCTCGAGGAGAACATGAGACTGATCGACCGGATGCTTACAGGCGAGATCCCCGATTTCGTTATAGAGAACAGATATTTCCGTAAAGACGGGACATTCGTGTGGGTCCGAAAAAGCGTTTCTGTCGTGCGCAACGCAGAGGGCGCTCCTCAATGGATCATCTCGCTAATAGAAAATATCACCGAGCGTAAACTCGCCGATGAAAGGTTAAAAGAGGCAAAAGATCAGGCAGAACTGTACGTGGATCTGATGGGCCATGATATCAACAATATGAACCATTCTGCGACCGGATACCTTGAGCTTGCGCTTGATACGCTGAAGATGGAAGGTAATCTCAGGCCGGATGATAAGCTGCTTTTAGAGAAGCCGATACAGGCACTGATCAATAGCTCCAGGCTGATCGATAATGTCAGGAAGCTTCAGAAACTGATGACACAGGGTATTAAGACCAGGCCTGTTGACCTTCATCAAATTTTCGAGGAGCTCGGCAGGCTTAGTTATTATAAGGGCGAGAGGGATGTGACCATTAATATTCCACCGGTGCCGCATTATCGGGTAGAAGCGAACGAGCTCCTGAGTGACGTCTTTAATAACCTGATATCTAACGCGATCAAGCACTCCGATGGCGCGAAGTCATTAATTATAGATGTGCGGGTCGAGCCTGTGATCGAGGACGGCCGCAGTTATTATAAATGCACTGTAGAGGATAACGGTCCGGGCATACCCGATGCAGTTAAAGACAAGATCTTCTACAGGTTCCAGAGAGGCGACACGAAGGCACATGGTAAAGGCCTCGGATTATTCCTGGTAAGAACGCTAGTGGAAGGCTATCAGGGAAAGGTGTGGGCAGAAGACCGTGTGCCGGGCGATCATACAAAAGGCGTCAGGTTCATTGTCATGTTGCCCGCTGTTGAAAAATAA